TCCTGCAAGAGTAAGATAACCTACATTGATGGCGAAGCCGGAATACTGCGATACAGGGGCTATCCAATCGAGGAACTCGCCGAGAAGCGAAGCTACCTGGAGGTTGCGTACTTGGTGCTTCACGGCGAACTCCCGACAAAGAACCAACTAGAGAACTGGGTTCACAACATCACATACCACACAATGGTCCACGAGAACACAAAGAAATTCATGGATGGCTTCCACTACGACGCACACCCGATGGGGATGCTTGTCGGGACTCTGGGTGCCCTTTCCACCTTCTACCCTGACGCAAAGATGATTTTCGATGAGCCGTCCAGACAACTTCAAATCTACAGATTGATAGCCAAGATTCCAACGCTCGCGGCCTTCGCGTACAGGCTCTCTAGGGGGATGTCTTACATCTACCCCAGCAACGATTTGGCCTACGCGGCCAACTTCCTTTCAATGATGTACACTCCTTCCCCGACAACTAGGTACGAGCCCGACGAGACTCTGGCGAAGGCGCTCGACATTCTCTTTACGCTTCACGCCGATCATGAGCAGAACTGCAGCGCGAACGCGATGAGGAACGTAGGAAGCTCCCACGCCGACCCATACTCAGCCTCTGCGGCAGCAGCCGCCGCCCTATACGGCCCGCTGCACGGTGGTGCCAACGAGGAAGTCATCAGGATGCTCCGGGAGATAGGGTCGAAGGAGAAGGTGCCGGGGGTAATTGCCCAAGCGAAAGAAGGAAAGAGGTTGTTGATGGGATTTGGCCACCGCGTCTACAAGAACTACGACCCGCGGGCTCGCATCATAAAGAAGGTTGCCGAGCAGGTCTTCTCTGTGACTGGGCGTAATCCTCTCCTTGACATCGCCTTGGAGTTGGAGAAGGTCGCCCTCTCTGACGATTATTTCATCAAGAGAAAGCTCTACCCGAACGTGGACTTTTACTCTGGAATCATCTACCAGGCCATGGGCTTCCCAGTTGACATGTTCCCGGTTCTCTTCGCCATACCCAGGATGTCTGGTTGGTTGGCCCAGTGGCAGGAAGGCCTCCTCGATCCTGAGCAAAAGATTGCACGCCCTCGCCAGCTTTACCTGGGCTACCCAGAACGCCATGTCCCAGAAGTGGGTTAGGCGCCGTGGTGTTACCTAATCAGATGTGCATCTTATCCATACCTTAGACAAAACGCGCGCTTTGGTGTGTGAAGAGTTGGGCTGCAAAGTGCGTAAGACGGCTCGAGCTAGCCGTGCCAGATTTCGACAAATCTCACCAAGTCTCCG
The sequence above is a segment of the Nitrososphaerales archaeon genome. Coding sequences within it:
- a CDS encoding citrate synthase; translation: MSAKADTLTIRDNRTGKEYNVQIQSGAINALDLRQIKASERDFGLLSYDPSFQNTASCKSKITYIDGEAGILRYRGYPIEELAEKRSYLEVAYLVLHGELPTKNQLENWVHNITYHTMVHENTKKFMDGFHYDAHPMGMLVGTLGALSTFYPDAKMIFDEPSRQLQIYRLIAKIPTLAAFAYRLSRGMSYIYPSNDLAYAANFLSMMYTPSPTTRYEPDETLAKALDILFTLHADHEQNCSANAMRNVGSSHADPYSASAAAAAALYGPLHGGANEEVIRMLREIGSKEKVPGVIAQAKEGKRLLMGFGHRVYKNYDPRARIIKKVAEQVFSVTGRNPLLDIALELEKVALSDDYFIKRKLYPNVDFYSGIIYQAMGFPVDMFPVLFAIPRMSGWLAQWQEGLLDPEQKIARPRQLYLGYPERHVPEVG